In one Pseudomonas sp. R84 genomic region, the following are encoded:
- the dsbD gene encoding protein-disulfide reductase DsbD gives MRHFFLLFALLISSLAQAGNNPFETKPEFLPVDQAFVLTSERLESGETQLFWQITDGYYLYQKRLKLDGLSAAQQPALPEGESHSDEFFGEQPVYRQGLEVKIPATATGQIKVSYQGCADAGLCYPPQTRVIDLGGKAAVAASAEAPDQALASSLQQRALGWSLLVFFGLGLLLAFTPCTLPMLPILAGMVVGSGATPRRGFALAGSYVICMALVYAAMGVIAALLGANLQAWLQNPWLLGTFAAIFVVLALPMFGFFELQLPVALRDRLEHASRSRSGGSLIGAGVLGALSGLLVGPCMTAPLAGALLYIAQSGNALHGGLILFSLGIGIGVPLLLLVTVGNRFLPKPGAWMNLLKGVFGFLFLATALLMLRPVLDASLWLGLCGALLLIAAFCAWKQSEGFGRVAQLFGASSLLLGLWGSLLVIGAAGGSDDPYQPLQVYSAGRASAAQPSAHDAFTTIKEPAALQRELEAAKAQGQWVLLDYYADWCVSCKVMEKQVFGKDKVMQALSDVRLLRLDVTADNAASRELLSRYKVPGPPSFVWIGTDGEERRSQRITGEVDAETFLQRWATTRDAN, from the coding sequence ATGCGTCATTTTTTTCTTTTGTTTGCCCTACTGATTTCCAGCCTGGCACAGGCTGGAAACAATCCGTTTGAGACAAAACCGGAATTTCTGCCGGTCGACCAGGCATTCGTACTCACCTCCGAACGCCTGGAATCCGGTGAAACCCAGCTGTTCTGGCAAATCACCGACGGCTATTACCTGTATCAGAAACGCCTGAAACTCGACGGACTGAGCGCAGCACAGCAGCCTGCGCTGCCTGAAGGCGAATCCCACAGCGACGAGTTTTTCGGTGAGCAACCGGTCTATCGCCAAGGGCTGGAAGTGAAAATCCCGGCAACCGCCACAGGCCAGATCAAAGTCAGCTATCAGGGCTGTGCCGATGCCGGCCTGTGCTACCCGCCGCAAACCCGGGTCATCGATCTGGGCGGCAAAGCCGCAGTGGCTGCAAGCGCAGAAGCACCGGATCAGGCGTTGGCCAGTAGCCTGCAACAACGGGCGCTGGGCTGGAGTCTGCTGGTGTTTTTCGGCCTCGGTCTGTTGCTGGCGTTCACCCCGTGCACCTTACCCATGCTGCCGATTCTGGCCGGCATGGTAGTCGGCAGTGGTGCCACCCCGCGTCGCGGTTTCGCGCTGGCCGGCAGTTACGTGATTTGCATGGCGCTGGTGTATGCGGCGATGGGCGTGATCGCTGCGCTGCTCGGCGCGAATCTGCAGGCGTGGTTGCAGAACCCTTGGCTGCTCGGCACGTTCGCCGCAATCTTTGTGGTGCTGGCCTTGCCGATGTTCGGTTTCTTTGAACTGCAATTGCCGGTGGCCCTGCGTGATCGTCTTGAACATGCCTCGCGCAGTCGCAGCGGTGGCAGCCTGATCGGCGCCGGGGTGCTCGGTGCGTTGTCCGGTCTGCTGGTCGGGCCTTGCATGACCGCGCCGCTGGCGGGAGCGTTGCTGTATATCGCGCAGAGCGGCAACGCGCTGCACGGCGGTTTGATTCTGTTTTCGCTGGGCATCGGCATTGGTGTGCCATTGTTGTTGCTGGTGACCGTGGGCAATCGCTTCCTGCCCAAGCCCGGCGCCTGGATGAATCTGCTCAAAGGCGTGTTCGGTTTCCTCTTTCTCGCCACGGCGCTGTTGATGTTGCGTCCGGTGCTGGATGCTTCGTTGTGGCTGGGCCTGTGCGGCGCACTGCTGTTGATCGCCGCGTTCTGTGCCTGGAAACAATCCGAAGGTTTTGGCCGCGTCGCGCAGTTGTTCGGCGCCAGCTCGCTGTTGCTCGGGCTGTGGGGCAGTTTGCTGGTGATTGGTGCGGCAGGCGGCAGCGATGATCCGTATCAGCCTTTGCAGGTCTACAGCGCCGGCCGCGCCAGCGCAGCGCAGCCATCGGCTCATGACGCGTTCACCACGATCAAGGAGCCGGCGGCGCTGCAACGCGAACTCGAGGCCGCCAAAGCTCAGGGCCAGTGGGTACTGCTCGACTACTACGCCGACTGGTGTGTCTCGTGCAAAGTCATGGAGAAGCAGGTGTTCGGCAAGGACAAGGTCATGCAGGCGTTGAGTGATGTACGCCTGCTGCGCCTTGATGTCACTGCCGACAATGCTGCCAGCCGTGAGTTGCTCAGCCGCTACAAAGTGCCGGGGCCACCGAGCTTCGTCTGGATCGGCACTGATGGCGAAGAACGCCGCAGCCAGCGCATCACCGGCGAAGTCGATGCCGAGACCTTCCTGCAACGCTGGGCCACCACCCGGGACGCCAATTAA
- a CDS encoding TlpA disulfide reductase family protein: MLTLTLGTFAIALNHLLLISALALATFVGWRVAKRGGDNPESALFSLFLLGMLAARIAFVLLYWSHYRNDPWQIIDLRDGGFLAWPGVIVLLLAALYRGWRRPGLRRPLGFGVASGVAFWLLATLSLNIYEQGTRLPDISLRNAAGETIQLSDYQGGPLVINLWATWCPPCRREMPVLENAQQQRPDLTFLFVNQAESMQSVATFLETQGLSLNNVLFDRSGRLGQAVGSMALPTTLFYSPDGRLLSSHLGELSNASLARALENFDTPTPNSNPATAPATSARKLPCPASATC, from the coding sequence ATGTTGACTCTCACCCTCGGCACTTTTGCCATCGCGCTTAATCACCTGCTGCTGATCAGTGCCCTGGCGCTGGCGACCTTTGTCGGTTGGCGGGTGGCCAAGCGTGGCGGCGATAACCCCGAGTCGGCATTGTTCAGTCTGTTTCTGCTGGGCATGCTCGCGGCGCGAATTGCCTTTGTGCTGCTGTACTGGTCGCACTATCGCAATGACCCGTGGCAGATCATTGATTTGCGTGACGGTGGTTTCCTCGCCTGGCCGGGTGTGATTGTGTTGCTGCTGGCGGCGCTGTATCGCGGCTGGCGTCGTCCAGGGCTGCGTCGTCCACTGGGCTTTGGCGTGGCCAGCGGCGTGGCGTTCTGGCTGTTGGCGACGTTGTCGTTGAACATCTATGAACAAGGCACCCGACTTCCGGACATCTCTCTGCGCAACGCGGCCGGGGAAACCATCCAGCTCAGCGACTATCAGGGCGGCCCGCTAGTGATCAATCTGTGGGCGACCTGGTGCCCGCCGTGCCGGCGCGAGATGCCAGTCCTGGAGAATGCCCAGCAACAACGTCCGGACCTGACCTTCCTGTTCGTCAATCAGGCCGAAAGCATGCAAAGCGTGGCGACATTTCTTGAGACCCAGGGCCTGAGCCTGAACAACGTGCTGTTCGATCGCAGCGGTCGGCTAGGTCAGGCCGTGGGTTCCATGGCATTGCCGACTACGCTGTTCTACAGCCCTGACGGCAGGCTGCTGAGCAGTCACCTGGGCGAGTTATCCAACGCCAGCCTGGCGCGCGCCTTGGAAAACTTCGACACCCCAACCCCGAATTCGAACCCGGCCACTGCACCGGCTACCTCTGCAAGGAAACTGCCATGCCCCGCCTCCGCCACCTGCTGA
- the dsbG gene encoding thiol:disulfide interchange protein DsbG: MPRLRHLLTLTLGSALLHLPSVQAAEELPAAIKQIEAKGAKIVGQFDAPDGLRGYAAQYQNRGMALYLTPDGKHVILGNMYDADGKDLSSEPLQKMVYAPMAKEVWAKFEASNWIQDGNKDAPRTVYLFSDPNCPYCNMFWEQARPWVKSGKVQLRHIMVGIIREDSPGKSAALLAAKDPAKALEDHEKAGKGSSLKALKDIPAAVQTKLAANMQLMEDLELQATPAIFYMDDKGELQQQQGAPSPDKLAKILGPK; the protein is encoded by the coding sequence ATGCCCCGCCTCCGCCACCTGCTGACGCTGACTCTGGGCAGCGCCCTGCTGCACTTGCCGTCGGTGCAGGCCGCTGAAGAATTGCCTGCGGCGATCAAGCAGATCGAAGCCAAAGGCGCGAAAATCGTCGGTCAGTTCGATGCCCCCGATGGTTTGCGTGGTTATGCGGCGCAGTATCAGAATCGCGGCATGGCGCTGTACCTGACCCCGGATGGCAAGCATGTCATTCTCGGCAATATGTACGACGCCGACGGCAAAGACCTGAGCAGCGAGCCGCTGCAAAAAATGGTGTATGCGCCGATGGCCAAGGAAGTCTGGGCCAAGTTCGAAGCGAGCAACTGGATTCAGGACGGCAACAAGGATGCACCGCGCACCGTGTACCTGTTCAGCGATCCGAACTGCCCTTACTGCAACATGTTCTGGGAACAGGCGCGGCCGTGGGTGAAATCCGGCAAGGTGCAATTGCGGCACATCATGGTCGGGATCATCCGCGAGGACAGCCCGGGTAAATCGGCAGCGCTGCTGGCGGCGAAAGATCCGGCCAAGGCCCTGGAAGATCACGAAAAGGCTGGCAAGGGCAGTTCGCTAAAAGCGCTGAAAGATATTCCAGCGGCTGTGCAGACCAAATTGGCGGCGAACATGCAGTTGATGGAAGACCTGGAATTGCAGGCGACGCCGGCAATCTTCTATATGGATGACAAAGGCGAGTTGCAACAGCAGCAAGGCGCGCCTTCGCCGGACAAGTTGGCGAAGATTCTCGGGCCTAAATAA